A single window of Oncorhynchus masou masou isolate Uvic2021 unplaced genomic scaffold, UVic_Omas_1.1 unplaced_scaffold_1679, whole genome shotgun sequence DNA harbors:
- the LOC135531949 gene encoding LOW QUALITY PROTEIN: E3 ubiquitin-protein ligase TRIM21-like (The sequence of the model RefSeq protein was modified relative to this genomic sequence to represent the inferred CDS: deleted 2 bases in 1 codon), whose translation MTSSINVLSKEQFLCSICLDVFTEPVSIQCGHNFCMACIRKYWDTNDLCQCPMCTNTFDKRPALFVNALISEMAAEFRKSVKRKATSSPDQCPVKPGEVSCDVCTETKLKALKSCLVCLTSYCETHLEPHQRVAALRRHKLINPVENLEDRICKTHKRLLELFCRNDQMCVCVLCIKSDHETHHTVPLEEEFGERKGKLEKTQAKVQQQIQEKLEKVQEIKHSVELSKRNSERERSQTVQVFTVLMLSIEKNQADLIEMIEKKQKAAERQAEEHIQELEQEITELKRRSTDLEQVSHTEDHLHLVQSFPSLCTPPLTKDWSEVSVHSDLCVMSLRRAVCQLGETLNKEIEKLPEIKPKRIQQYAVDVSLDPDTAQSELILSEDRKEVKYGDTRQNLPNNLKRFDPVLIVLGKEGFSSGRFYYEVSVTGKTGWSLGVARESINRKGNITLSPDSGCWAVVLTDRSKYAACAPIFTPLSLREKPQKVGVFVDYEEGQVSFYDVEARSHIYSFTGYTFTEKLYPYFSPLLNDGGKNSAPLIISPVNHSQRKAEELIKELEQEITELKRRSTELEQLSHTEDDLNLLQSFPSLCSPPLTKDSDLCVGIVRRAVSQLEETVMSEMKRLFDDELKRIQQYAVDVILDPDTASPWLILSKNGKEVRTGEKKQKLPDNPKRFDSAVNVLGKKGFSSGRFYYEVTVTGKTEWNLGVARESINRKGTVALSPDNGRWAVILRDGSKYIACAPTRVHLCMREKPQKVGVFVDYEEGQVSFYDVEARSHIYSFTGYTFTEKLYPYFSPLLNDGGKNSTPLIISPVNHTD comes from the exons ATGACATCCTCCATCAATGTCCTGTCGAAAGAGCAGTTCCTGTGCTCCATCTGTCTGGATGTGTTCACTGAGCCAGTCTCTATTCAATGTGGACACAACTTCTGCATGGCCTGTATCAGGAAGTACTGGGATACCAATGACCTGTGCCAGTGCCCCATGTGtacaaatacatttgataaaAGACCTGCTCTCTTTGTTAATGCTTTAATTTCTGAGATGGCTGCTGAGTTCAGGAAGTCAGTTAAAAGGAAAGCTACCAGCAGCCCAGACCAATGCCCTGTCAAACCTGGAGAAGTGTCCTGTGATGTCTGCACTGAGACGAAGCTCAAGGCCCTGAAGTCCTGCCTGGTGTGTCTGACCTCTTACTGTGAGACTCACCTGGAGCCTCATCAGAGAGTCGCAGCCTTAAGGAGACACAAGCTGATCAACCCTGTTGAGAACCTGGAAGACAGAATTTGCAAGACACACAAAAGACTCCTGGAGTTGTTCTGTAGGAATGAccagatgtgtgtttgtgtcttgtGCATAAAATCAGACCACGAGACTCACCATACTGTCCCTCTAGAGGAAGAGTTTGGAGAAAGGAAGGGTAAATTGGAAAAAACACAGGCAAAAGTGCAACAGCAAATCCAGGAGAAACTGGAGAAGGTTCAGGAGATCAAACACTCAGTAGAGCTCAGCAAGAgaaactcagagagagagagatcacagacAGTG CAGGTCTTCACTGTTCTGATGCTCTCCATTGAAAAGAACCAGGCTGATCTCATTGAGATGATTGAGAAGAAGCAGAAAGCAGCAGAGAGGCAGGCTGAAGAACACATTCAAGAGCTGGAGCAGGAAATCACTGAGCTAAAGAGGAGAAGCACTGACCTGGAGCAGGTCTCACACACTGAGGATCACCTCCATCTAGTTCAGAGCTTTCCATCCTTATGCACCCCTCCACTCACCAAGGACTGGTCTGAGGTCAGTGTTCACAGTGATCTCTGTGTGATGAGTTTGAGGAGAGCGGTGTGTCAGTTGGGGGAGACACTGAATAAAGAGATTGAGAAGCTGCCTGAAATCAAACCGAAGAGGATTCAGCAGTATGCAGTGGATGTGTCTCTGGACCCTGATACAGCACAAAGTGAACTCATCCTGTCTGAGGATCGGAAAGAAGTAAAATATGGAGACACACGACAGAATCTCCCTAATAACCTAAAGAGGTTTGATCCTGTCCTTATTGTCTTGGGAAAGGAGGGCTTCTCCTCAGGGAGATTTTACTATGAGGTGTCTGTTACAGGGAAGACTGGATGGAGTTTAGGAGTGGCCAGAGAGTCTATAAACAGGAAAGGGAATATCACACTGTCCCCTGATAGTGGATGCTGGGCTGTGGTCCTGACCGATAGAAGTAAGTACGCAGCTTGTGCCCCCATCTTTACCCCCCTCTCCCTTAGAGAGAAACCCCAGAAGGTGGGGGTGTTTGTGGATTATGAGGAGGGTCAGGTCTCCTTTTAtgatgtggaggccaggtctcatATCTACTCTTTCACTGGCTACACCTTCACTGAGAAACTATATCCGTACTTCAGCCCTTTGCTCAATGATGGTGGTAAAAACTCTGCCCCTCTGATCATCTCTCCTGTCAATCAC tcacagaggaaggctgaaGAACTCATTAAAGAGCTGGAGCAGGAAATCACTGAGCTAAAGAGAagaagcactgagctggagcagctctcacacacTGAGGATGACCTAAACCTCCTCCAGAGCTTCCCATCCCTGTGCAGCCCTCCACTCACCAAGGACAGTGATCTGTGTGTGGGGATTGTGAGGAGAGCCGTGTCTCAGCTAGAAGAGACAGTCATGAGTGAGATGAAGAGGTTGTTTGATGATGAGCTGAAGAGGATTCAGCAGTATGCAGTGGATGTTATTCTGGACCCTGATACAGCCAGCCCCTGGCTCATTCTGTCTAAAAATGGGAAAGAAGTGAGAactggagaaaaaaaacagaagcTCCCTGATAACCCAAAGAGGTTTGATTCTGCCGTTAATGTCTTGGGAAAGAAAGGCTTCTCCTCAGGGAGATTCTACTATGAGGTAACTGTTACAGGGAAGACTGAGTGGAATTTAGGAGTGGCCAGAGAGTCTATCAACAGAAAGGGGACTGTCGCATTAAGCCCTGATAATGGACGCTGGGCAGTGATCCTGAGGGATGGGAGTAAGTACATAGCTTGTGCCCCGACCCGTGTCCACCTCTGCATGAGAGAGAAGCCCCAGAAGGTGGGGGTGTTTGTGGATTATGAGGAGGGTCAGGTCTCCTTTTAtgatgtggaggccaggtctcatATCTACTCTTTCACTGGCTACACCTTCACTGAGAAACTATATCCATACTTCAGCCCTTTGCTCAATGATGGTGGTAAAAACTCTACTCCTCTAATCATCTCTCCTGTCAATCACACAGACTGA